One genomic window of Bombus fervidus isolate BK054 chromosome 14, iyBomFerv1, whole genome shotgun sequence includes the following:
- the Uba5 gene encoding ubiquitin-like activating enzyme 5 codes for MDEIDGLRQKIKELEDKLLQEQHKNTFTTRAKIEHMSSEVTDANPYSRLMALKRMGIVNNYERIKELTIAIVGVGGVGSVTAEMLTRCGIGKLILFDYDKVEMANMNRLFFQPYQAGQNKVEAAATTLQYINPDVEIETYNYNITTMDHFEDFTNIISTASLNKGPVDLVLSCVDNFEARMAINTACNELNQKWFESGVSENAVSGHIQFIIPGETACFACAPPLVVAENIDEKTLKRDGVCAASLPTTMGIVAGFLVQNALKYLLNFGDVTYYLGYNAMQDFFPKMILKPNPNCEDRYCKKHQLEYALKPKPEQKIEKIVEDKPLHEDNEWGISLLDEQDQQMDEKEHLLSGSEHSALHSTSSQINQIPSESDASLEELMAQMKSI; via the exons ATGGATGAAATTGATGGATTGAggcaaaaaattaaagaacttGAAGACAAACTACTTCAAgaacaacataaaaatacgtTTACTACAAGAGCAAAAATAGAACATATGTCAAGTGAAGTGACTGATGCAAATCCTTACAG TCGTTTGATGGCATTAAAACGTATGGgtatagtaaataattatgaaagaataaaagaattaacaaTTGCTATAGTTGGAGTAGGTGGAGTTGGTAGTGTGACTGCAGAAATGCTAACAAGATGTGGAATTGGCAAG TTGATTCTTTTTGACTATGACAAAGTAGAAATGGCCAATATGAATAGACTTTTCTTTCAACCTTACCAAGCTGGCCAAAATAAAGTAgaagcagcagcaacaacattGCAATATATTAATCCAGATGTAGAGATTGAAACTTACAATTACAACATTACTACAATGGATCATTTTGAAGATTTTACAAATATCATAAG cacAGCAAGTTTAAATAAAGGTCCAGTAGATTTAGTTTTGAGCTGTGTAGACAATTTTGAAGCACGAATGGCGATTAATACCGCATGTAACGAACTTAATCAGAAGTGGTTTGAAAGTGGGGTATCTGAAAATGCAGTTTCAGgtcatattcaatttattattcctGGAGAAACAGCTTGTTTTGcg tgtGCTCCTCCATTAGTAGTAGCTGAAAACATTGATGAAAAAACTCTAAAACGAGATGGGGTTTGTGCAGCATCTTTGCCAACAACTATGGGAATTGTTGCAGGTTTTTTAGTTCAAAATGCATTGAAGTATCTTTTAAACTTTGGTGATGTTACCTATTATTTGGGTTATAATGCTATGCAAGATTTTTTTcctaaaatgatattaaaaccAAATCCAAACTGTGAAGATAGGTATTGTAAAAAACATCAACTAGAATATGCGTTGAAACCAAAACCAGaacaaaaaatagaaaaaatagttGAAGATAAGCCTCTTCATGAAGATAATGAATGGG GAATTTCTCTTCTTGATGAACAAGATCAACAAATGGATGAAAAAGAGCATTTATTATCAGGAAGTGAGCATAGCGCTTTGCATTCGACGTCTTCtcaaattaatcaaattcCGTCTGAATCTGATGCTAGTCTAGAGGAACTGATGGCACAAATGAAATCCATTTGA
- the Arp6 gene encoding actin-related protein 6, with product MSSSTFVLDNGAYTAKVGLASDNAKLVPNCIMKAKSERRRPFVGNQIEECRDASGLFYILPFQKGYLVNWDVQKTVWDYIFSKECCLVNLNQLSVIVTEPLFNFPTIQEAMTEIFFEEYECQSLLRINSSTLSCYQYKMENPNTKCCIVVDSGYSFTHIVPYINDTKVKEGIRRIDVGGKLLTNHLKEIISYRQLHVMDETYVINQVKEDSCFVSSEFFKDMETAKNKLENNPIVKDYVLPDYTTLRRGFLKNPEPPNEQQTLRLSNERFAIPEILFFPSDVGIRQMGIPEAIMDCLKACDEETWPHLLSNIILTGGNAKFPGFRERIYKEVRSLAPAEYTINVHLPENPITYAWHGGKTLSKDPIFSSLLVTREDYEEEGQNLCFERFDV from the exons ATGAGTAGTTCTACATTTGTTCTTGATAATGGTGCCTATACCGCAAAAGTTGGGTTAGCTTCCGACAATGCCAA attagTTCCAAATTGTATAATGAAAGCGAAAAGCGAACGACGAAGACCTTTTGTAGGAAATCAAATCGAAGAATGTCGAGATGCATCTGGTCTGTTTTACATCTTACCGTTTCAAAAAGGATATCTCGTCAATTGGGACGTTCAGAAGACTGTCTGGGATTATATATTCTCTAAAGAATGCTGTCTGGTAAACTTGAATCAGCTTTCTGTAATTGTAACTGAacctttatttaattttccaacCATTCAAGAAGCTAtgacagaaatatttttcgaagaaTACGAATGTCAAAGTCTTTTAAGAATCAATAGCTCTACTCTCTCTTGTTatcaatataaaatggaaaatcctAATACAAAATGTTGTATTGTAGTTGATAGTGGTTATAGCTTTACACACATAGTACCATATATAAATGATACCAAAGTTAAAGAAGGTATTAGACGCATCGATGTGGGTGGAAAACTTCTTACAAATCACCTCAAAGAGATTATATCTTATCGTCAGCTTCATGTTATGGATGAAACTTATGTAATAAATCAGGTGAAGGAGGATTCTTGTTTTGTTTCTTCAGAATTTTTCAAGGATATGGAAACTGCTAAAAATAAGTTAGAAAACAATCCTATAGTCAAAGATTATGTTTTACCAGATTATACAACATTAAGACGTGGTTTCCTAAAAAATCCGGAACCTCCTAATGAACAACAAACTCTACGTTTAAGCAATGAAAGATTTGCTATACCCGAAATCTTGTTTTTTCCCTCGGATGTTGGTATTCGTCAAATGGGTATTCCAGAAGCAATTATGGATTGCTTGAAAGCATGCGACGAAGAGACGTGGCCGCATCTTTTGTCTAATATTATTCTTACTGGAGGTAACGCAAAATTTCCTGGATTCCGAGAAAGAATTTACAAGGAAGTTAGAAGCTTAGCACCTGCAGAATATACGATAAATGTGCATTTACCTGAAAA CCCAATCACATATGCATGGCACGGTGGTAAAACACTTTCGAAAGATCCAATATTTTCAAGTCTTTTAGTAACTAGAGAGGATTACGAGGAAGAGGGCCAAAATCTTTGTTTCGAACGTTTCGATGTCtaa